The following coding sequences are from one Panicum hallii strain FIL2 chromosome 5, PHallii_v3.1, whole genome shotgun sequence window:
- the LOC112891875 gene encoding U3 small nucleolar RNA-associated protein 20 isoform X1: MATPSYAAVKCLNTCPSSRKRFSFKTFSQRVEEIDIDVYRSLHAVKAEPSSGSSFFIDALVEWRELNTAEDFISFYEEMIPLVQTLPQIVLHREKLFSALLLRVNMSARLSLEPILMLITALSRDILEDFLPFLGRHANAMLALLNDGGDRDPEILEQVFTSWSYIMMYLQKYLVKDIVQVLRTTSALRYFPKDYVRAFMAESVSFLLRNAPNNQLAQGLMKLLLEAAKKSSPVRTDGVISLLWHVMKGTSTKLHSRAGKVLKFLLSKSTFTTIHDKFPDGSSTIHEVMTGLIQRLCDEVDPKELPLIYTCLFEEINNCLKDGCLEHLKCLIDFLAFALQKKQNNVFDKVKMIKLLELLVSRYVLPGSNLVEASSSEVLGSILDFLLCVLDVPIFSSNLSIVSPFYAPVFELTNLSVIVFVKKLLVKGPQIIQHFESQILSAMGNFLASSPEDVLFILLHFFKESKKQIMLHSTDANHLDSVEKVCKFFESKFSVWIELLNDTVKNGNRSSNQVSEEEAAILWGSICCYPNINGGHQDSLSLLKKLICNFDRLIEVGEENMNGLPKTTWRSLLGAALSSYHELLVVNANRNSELSFFISLAKSHSTCPQVLSAVAEYLDSLQGVASLEVTEEFDPQKLLDLLSIFAVNLSSPNKDVRILTLRILSYFVKMDQRLGTNEERPHKRQKIEDSGEETVAKYANVLDTLLTVESTPISVSTSRKIAIFISRIQMSLSSKMVHDDYIFSLLHGIIGILYNRFSELWPPTLDCLAVLVRKHKELVWSQFVQFVAIHQSKGLTVKNQEKLEPASQPQSIFDCFSLYLAMDFDCTPVETMATLLLQSLQRIPDVAESRSRHLVPLFLKFMGYDDGSIFSADSYMPEKCKGKQWKAILKEWLNLLKLMHNARSLYQSKVLHEVLTKRVLDDSDPDIQAKALDCLLNWKDEFLIPYSQNLKNLIDIKTLREEMTTWTVSHDSLSILKDHRSSVVPLVIRVLAPKVRKLKLLGSRKHAGVNHRKAILRFLLQFDSNELQLFFSLLLKSLIPNSLQLKIFGSQSDNLLGNVSDIVGASTEICIENFTLKKSNGFLHLVEEIFGTFDMAHISPFLNVLLTIVARLLESCMRNLRSDSAGKYHCNQSNGHDNDCLTNMEVGNSADTDECRKEIHAVDHMEASVSIKQLKDLRSLCIKIVSSALSHYEGHDFGENFWNIFFSSVKPLINCFTQEASSSEKPSSLFACFMAMSRSPTLAPLLGSNNLVPAIFSILTVKTASGSITSYALEFIENLLRLDIDLEQQNDHSVKKILVPHMDVLIHSLHDFVNHRKELNRKSGTWLGQRELRLFKLLLSYITDPSAAENFIDLILPFFSKKDLNSDECLEALRVVRGIVPNLRCKVSAKVLNALNPLLATVGLEQRLCICDIYDGLSLHESSMSFLAGFIRDLNAVSTSELGELDYDTRLNAYDKVKPQLFLGLTEEHVGAILSHCVYDMSSEELIFRQSASRALQSFLDFSASVMNNDESKYSIETADDKSGENNTRNICTMSYIEKILEKTYLHNMGVAMTKDVSIQKEWIILLREMVFNFNHLASLSSFRPLCKEDMEEDFFHNVTHLQAGKRSKALSLFRQGIKENNFSEDITMRVFVPLFFNMFSDVKAGKGEQVRDVCLDTLSAVAAKVQWEHYRTILTRCFRELNLKPDKQKIILRLICSVLDAFHFMKPANDVLGNSDATGEDTDSSITFSLTKVSSDKQDYLRKVVFPQVQKLLGADPEKVNVNINLVALKILKLLPVDYFESQLSSIIHRICNFLKNRLESIRDEARSALAASLKELGIGYLQFVVKILRAILKRGFELHVLGYTLHYLLSKNITADMNGRLDYCLEDLLAVVDSDLFGDVAEQKEVEKIASKMKETKKRMSFETLKLIAQSITFSQHSLKKLISPVSSHLQKQLTPKLKTKLEMMLHNIALGIECNPSTETSNLFTIVYWLIKDPTTGSESESKENTQSGPGQDSSVGMNFPGLGESGSQNSYVLTKFALDLLRNRLKSIKLDKEDEQLLKMLDPFVDLLGECLNSKYESVLSVAFRCLALLVKLPLPSLRDNANIIKNVLMDIAQRAGNSNGHLVTSCLKLLADLLRGFRISLSDNQLQMLVHTPMFVDLQTNPSPVALSLLKAIVRRKLVCHEIYDIVVKIGELMVTTLTESIRQQCIQILLQFFLNYPLSEKRLQQHIDFFLANLSYEHPSGREAVLEMLHDILTRFPQRIVDDQGQTFFLHLVVALANEQHQNVSSMILRAIQKLFGRIGDQGKNSIFEYSLSWYTGEKQSLWSPSAQVIGLVIDDHTLRMGKHLKSILAVAKTIMESSAIASGILQSGLSDECVPPLWKEAYDSVAMMERLLLRFPELYFEQHMEEIWIIVCKLLIHPHSMLRSISSSLVASYFATVEKRKREQKLVATSWLLVQPSRLFIIAVSFLKQLRTELSDTTANNLIVQNLAYSICNLHMSIRQSTSTHQFWSNISSSDHGAFLEGFELLGATKAKNMFLLCTSTTTDVSVSSLDSSEEPTSLLVSSILKRMGKIAMQMQDTQTKIVFNCFRMISSALGSEESLTYADHLLAPLYKVSEGLAGKVVSDEVKQLAEGVQGKLRDLLGPEKFAEVYRSVHKGLKQKRDSRKRAQKIIAAVDPERHAKRKKRIADKHREHKRRKIMAMKMGRWMR, from the exons GTTGATCACAGCTCTCTCCAGGGACATCCTAGAAGATTTTTTGCC TTTTCTAGGAAGACATGCTAATGCCATGTTAGCTCTTCTTAATGATGGAGGCGATCGTGACCCTGAAATCCTGGAGCAG GTTTTCACATCTTGGTCATATATAATGATGTACTTGCAAAAGTATCTAGTGAAAGATATTGTCCAAGTTCTAAG GACCACATCAGCGCTGAGATACTTCCCGAAGGATTATGTTAGAGCATTTATGGCTGAATCTGTTTCATTTTTGCTGAGGAATGCACCTAATAATCAGCTAGCACAAG GTTTAATGAAACTTCTACTTGAGGCTGCTAAGAAATCATCACCTGTAAGGACAGACGGGGTGATATCTTTGCTGTGGCATGTCATGAAAGGAACTTCCACAAAGCTCCACTCAAGAGCTGGGAAAGTCTTGAAGTTCTTGTTGAGCAAGTCAACTTTTACCACTATCCATGATAAATTCCCTGATG GGTCTTCTACTATTCATGAGGTAATGACAGGGCTGATTCAAAGATTATGCGATGAAGTGGATCCAAAAGAACTGCCATTGATATATACTTGTTTATTTGAAGAAATCAACAACTGTCTTAAGGATGGCTGTTTGGAGCATTTGAAGTGCTTGATTGATTTTCTTGCATTTGCTTTACAAAAGAAGCAAAACAATGTGTTCG ATAAGGTGAAGATGATTAAACTTCTTGAGTTGCTGGTTAGTAGATATGTGTTGCCTGGTAGCAACCTAGTAGAAGCTTCTTCATCTGAAGTTCTTGGAAGTATTTTGGACTTTCTGCTTTgtgttctggatgttccaatcTTCTCTAGCAATTTATCCATCGTATCACCCTTTTATGCCCCAGTGTTTGAACTAACAAATCTGAG TGTGATAGTCTTTGTAAAGAAACTTTTGGTAAAAGGTCCACAAAttatacaacattttgaaagccAGATATTGAG TGCAATGGGAAATTTTCTTGCAAGTTCACCGGAGGATGTTCTCTTTATCCTTCTGCATTTCTTTAAAGAATCAAAGAAGCAAATAATGCTTCATAGCACTGATGCAAATCATCTGGATTCAGTGGAAAAAGTGTGCAAGTTCTTTGAATCAAAATTCTCTGTCTGGATAGAGTTGTTAAACGATACAGTCAAAAATGGCAATCGATCAAGTAATCAGGTCAGTGAAGAGGAAGCTGCTATACTGTGGGGATCTATTTGCTGCTATCCTAACATAAATGGTGGACATCAAGATAGTTTGTCATTGCTGAAGAAGTTAATCTGCAACTTTGATCGGCTGATTGAAGTAGGAGAAG AGAACATGAATGGTCTTCCAAAGACTACCTGGAGAAGTCTACTTGGTGCAGCGTTGTCGTCATACCATGAACTTTTAGTGGTTAATGCAAATAGAAATTCAGAATTAAGTTTTTTCATATCGCTTGCCAAGAGTCACAGTACATGCCCACAAGTACTGTCTGCTGTAGCCGAATATTTGGATTCCCTACAAGG AGTAGCATCCCTGGAAGTGACAGAGGAATTTGATCCACAAAAGCTCTTGGATCTGTTATCTATCTTTGCTGTCAACTTGAGCAGTCCAAACAAGGATGTTCGGATTTTAACATTGAGAATCCTATCATATTTTGTGAAGATGGATCAACGTCTAGGCACAAATGAAGAGCGACCACACAAGAGACAAAAAATAGAAGATTCTGGAGAGGAAACTGTTGCTAAATACGCTAAT GTTTTGGATACCCTTCTCACTGTCGAGTCAACTCCAATTTCAGTATCTACTAGCCGGAAAATCGCTATCTTCATTTCTCGGATACAAATGAGTCTATCTTCCAAGATGGTTCATGATGATTACATATTTTCTCTCTTACATGGTATTATTGGCATATTATACAATAGATTTAGTGAACTGTGGCCACCAACGCTGGATTGTCTTGCTGTCCTTGTTAGAAAACACAAAGAGCTTGTGTGGAGTCAGTTTGTTCAGTTTGTTGCAATTCACCAATCAAAAGGCCTGACTGTGAAGAATCAGGAGAAGCTGGAACCTGCAAGCCAACCACAGT CTATTTTTGACTGCTTCAGCTTGTATCTTGCTATGGACTTCGATTGCACACCGGTTGAGACCATGGCTACATTGTTGCTTCAGTCCCTCCAAAGGATTCCTGATGTTGCTGAGTCCCGATCTCGACATCTTGTACCACTATTTCTAAAATTTATGGGTTATGATGATGGGAGCATCTTTAG TGCTGATTCATATATGCCTGAAAAATGTAAAGGCAAGCAATGGAAAGCGATTCTAAAAGAATGGTTGAACTTATTGAAGTTAATGCACAATGCACGGTCGTTatatcagagcaaggttctcCATGAAGTACTAACTAAAAG GGTCCTTGATGACAGTGATCCTGACATACAAGCAAAAGCACTGGATTGCCTGTTAAACTGGAAGGATGAATTCTTGATCCCGTACAGTCAAAACCTTAAAAATCTGATTGACATTAAAACTCTTCGTGAAGAGATGACCACGTGGACTGTTTCACATGACTCCTTGTCAATTCTGAAAGACCATAGAAGTAGTGTTGTTCCTCTGGTTATCCGTGTGTTGGCACCGAAAGTAAGAAAGTTGAAGCTACTTGGTTCTCGCAAG CACGCAGGTGTCAATCATCGAAAGGCAATTCTTCGTTTCCTTTTGCAGTTTGATTCAAATGAACTTCAGCTCTTTTTCTCGTTACTTCTGAAGTCCTTGATCCCCAACAGCCTTCAGCTTAAAATTTTTGGTTCTCAGTCTGACAACCTACTTGGAAATGTCTCTGACATTGTTGGAGCTTCAACAGAAATTTGTATAGAGAACTTTACATTGAAGAAGTCAAACGGTTTTCTTCATTTGGTTGAAGAAATTTTTGGTACTTTTGATATGGCACACATTAGTCCATTCCTTAATGTTTTATTAACCATTGTTGCTCGCTTGCTGGAGAGTTGCATGCGGAATCTTAGAAGTGATAGTGCTGGGAAATATCATTGCAATCAATCAAATGGCCATGATAATGATTGTTTGACAAACATGGAAGTGGGCAATTCTGCAGATACAGATGAATGCCGTAAAGAAATCCATGCAGTAGACCATATGGAG GCAAGTGTATCGATCAAGCAGTTGAAGGATCTGAGGTCTTTATGTATTAAAATTGTCTCCTCAGCACTTAGTCACTATGAAGGCCATGACTTTGGAGAAAACTTCTGGAATATTTTCTTCTCTTCTGTAAAACCTCTGATTAACTGCTTCACACAAGAGGCTTCCAGTAGCGAGAAGCCAAGTTCATTATTTGCTTGCTTCATGGCTATGAGTCGGAGCCCAACATTAGCACCACTATTGGGATCAAATAATCTTGTGCCAGCTATTTTTTCTATTTTAACTGTGAAGACAGCTTCAGGATCCATCACCTCCTATGCACTTGAGTTCATTGAGAATCTATTGAGGTTGGATATTGATTTGGAGCAGCAAAATGACCATTCAGTGAAGAAAATTCTTGTTCCACATATGGATGTTCTTATCCATAGTCTTCATGATTTTGTTAATCATCGCAAAGAGCTTAACAG GAAATCTGGTACATGGCTTGGGCAACGTGAACTTAGATTGTTCAAATTATTGCTAAGTTACATCACAGACCCCTCAGCTGCAGAGAATTTTATAGACCTGATTCTTCCATTTTTCAGCAAGAAGGATTTGAACTCTG ATGAGTGTTTGGAAGCACTACGTGTTGTGAGGGGAATAGTTCCAAATCTAAGATGCAAGGTATCTGCAAAAGTTCTAAACGCACTGAACCCATTACTCGCGACTGTTGGATTGGAACAGCGGCTATGCATCTGTGATATCTATGATGGGCTGTCGTTGCATGAATCTTCAATGTCATTTCTG GCTGGGTTCATACGAGATCTTAACGCAGTTTCGACATCAGAACTTGGTGAACTAGATTATGACACAAGACTTAATGCCTATGATAAGGTTAAGCCACAGTTGTTTCTTGGCTTGACAGAAGAGCATGTGGGTGCCATATTATCCCATTGCGTGTATGATATGTCATCTGAAGAGTTGATTTTTCGGCAAAGTGCATCCAGGGCTCTGCAATCGTTCCTGGATTTTTCTGCATCAGTCATGAATAATGATGAGTCCAAATACTCTATTGAAACTGCTGATGATAAATCTGGAGAGAACAACACCAGAAACATTTGCACAATGAGCTATATTGAGAAGATACTAGAAAAAACATATCTGCACAATATGGGAGTAGCAATGACCAAAGATGTGTCAATTCAAAAG GAATGGATTATTTTACTTCGGGAGATGGTCTTCAATTTTAATCATTTAGCATCCTTAAGCTCATTTAGGCCTCTCTGTAAGGAGGATATGGAAGAGGATTTTTTCCACAACGTAACTCATTTGCAG GCAGGTAAAAGATCAAAAGCATTGTCACTTTTCAGACAGGGAATCAAGGAAAACAACTTTTCGGAG GATATCACTATGAGAGTCTTTGTTCCACTATTTTTCAATATGTTTTCTGATGTAAAAGCTGGGAAGGGCGAACAAGTCAGAGATGTATGTTTGGATACACTATCTGCTGTTGCTGCCAAAGTCCAATGGGAGCACTATAGAACAATACTGACTAGATGCTTCCGAGAATTGAACCTTAAGCCTGATAAGCAGAAGATCATATTGAGGTTGATTTGCTCAGTGTTGGATGCATTCCACTTCATGAAGCCTGCAAATGATGTCTTGGGAAATTCTGATGCTACAGGTGAAGATACTGATTCTTCAATTACATTCTCTTTAACTAAAGTCTCTTCTGATAAGCAAGACTACCTGCGAAAGGTAGTGTTTCCACAAGTGCAAAAGTTATTGGGAGCAGATCCTGAGAAAGTCAATGTCAATATAAACCTGGTAGCACTGAAAATACTGAAGTTGCTACCTGTGGATTATTTCGAGTCACAACTTTCAAGCATCATTCATCGAATTTGTAACTTCCTCAAGAATCGTCTTGAAAGCATACGTGATGAAGCTAGGTCTGCTTTAGCTGCTTCTTTGAAGGAACTTGGGATTGGGTATTTGCAGTTTGTGGTCAAGATATTGAGAGCTATACTGAAAAGGGGCTTTGAGTTACATGTTCTGGGCTACACACTTCATTATTTACTGTCAAAAAATATAACTGCTGATATGAATGGTAGGCTTGACTACTGTTTAGAAGATCTTTTGGCAGTTGTGGACAGTGACTTATTTGGAGACGTTGCAGAACAAAAGGAAGTTGAAAAGATTGCTTCCAAAATGAAAGAGACAAAGAAGAGAATGTCATTTGAGACTCTTAAGCTGATTGCTCAAAGTATTACATTCAGTCAACATTCGCTGAAGAAGCTAATCTCACCTGTTTCTTCACATCTTCAGAAGCAACTTACTCCAAAGTTGAAAACAAAACTTGAGATGATGTTGCACAATATAGCCTTAGGGATTGAGTGCAATCCATCTACTGAAACATCGAACTTGTTCACCATTGTGTACTGGCTTATTAAAGATCCTACTACAGGAAGTGAATCTGAAAGCAAAGAGAATACACAATCTGGTCCTGGTCAAGACAGTTCTGTAGGAATGAACTTCCCTGGCCTAGGTGAGAGTGGATCACAGAATTCTTATGTACTTACCAAGTTTGCACTTGACTTGCTGCGTAATCGTCTGAAGAGCATCAAACTAGATAAGGAAGATGAGCAACTCCTGAAGATGCTGGATCCCTTTGTAGACCTTTTGGGAGAATGTTTGAATTCCAAATATGAAAGTGTCCTCTCAGTTGCTTTTAGATGTCTTGCCTTGTTGGTGAAGCTTCCTTTGCCATCCCTCAGGGACAATGCAAATATTATAAAAAATGTGCTTATGGACATTGCACAGAGAGCTGGAAACTCTAATGGTCATTTGGTCACATCTTGTTTGAAGCTACTTGCTGATCTACTTAGAGGATTTAGGATTTCACTTTCAGATAATCAGCTCCAGATGCTTGTCCATACCCCTATGTTTGTTGATCTTCAGACAAATCCTTCCCCCGTTGCTTTATCACTTCTGAAGGCAATAGTCAGGCGGAAGTTGGTTTGCCATGAAATATATGATATTGTAGTTAAGATCGGAGAGTTAATGGTAACAACGCTAACTGAATCTATACGGCAGCAATGCATTCAAATTCTGCTACAGTTCTTTCTGAACTACCCATTATCTGAGAAGCGCTTACAGCAACATATTGACTTTTTCCTGGCGAACTTAAG TTACGAGCATCCTTCAGGAAGAGAAGCAGTGCTTGAAATGCTCCATGATATTCTTACCAGATTTCCTCAGAGGATTGTTGATGACCAGGGTCAAACTTTTTTTCTTCATCTTGTGGTTGCTTTAGCCAATGAACAGCATCAGAATGTGTCCTCAATGATCCTTAGAGCGATCCAAAAGCTGTTTGGACGCATTGGTGATCAGGGAAAGAATTCCATTTTTGAGTATTCGCTTTCGTGGTACACTGGTGAAAAGCAAAGTTTGTGGAGTCCTTCAGCCCAG GTCATTGGTTTAGTTATTGACGACCATACATTACGAATGGGCAAACACCTTAAAAGTATTCTGGCTGTTGCTAAAACAATAATGGAATCATCTGCCATTGCTTCTGGAATATTACAATCAGGCTTATCTGATGAATGTGTCCCGCCACTGTGGAAAGAGGCTTACGACTCTGTTGCCATGATGGAGAGGTTACTTCTTCGCTTTCCAGAGTTATATTTTGAGCAGCACATGGAG GAAATATGGATAATAGTATGCAAGTTGCTTATCCATCCTCATTCGATGTTGCGTAGTATTTCAAGCTCTCTGGTAGCATCGTATTTTGCTACGGTGGAGAAAAGGAAACGAGAGCAGAAATTGGTTGCTACATCGTGGTTGCTAGTTCAACCAAGCAGGCTATTCATAATAGCTGTTTCTTTCTTGAAACAATTGAGGACTGAACTGAGTGATACTACGGCAAATAATCTGATTGTACAGAATCTTGCATATTCGATCTGCAACTTGCATATGTCGATTAGGCAATCGACCTCGACACATCAGTTTTGGTCTAACATTAGTTCTTCTGATCATGGTGCCTTCCTTGAGGGTTTTGAATTACTTGGTGCAACAAAAGCAAAGAATATGTTTCTTCTTTGTACTTCAACAACTACTGATGTATCTGTATCAAGTCTTGACAGTAGTGAAGAGCCTACATCTTTGTTAGTTTCTTCAATCCTAAAGAGGATGGGAAAAATTGCAATGCAAATGCAGGATACACAG ACAAAGATCGTGTTCAATTGCTTCCGTATGATTTCATCAGCTCTTGGTTCTGAAGAATCATTAACCTATGCTGATCACCTCTTGGCCCCATTGTATAAAGTTTCTGAAGGATTGGCTGGGAAAGTTGTTAGTG ATGAAGTCAAGCAACTGGCCGAGGGGGTGCAGGGCAAGCTACGTGATCTGCTTGGTCCTGAGAAATTCGCCGAAGTCTACCGTAGCGTTCATAAGGGCCTGAAACAGAAGCGGGACAGTAGAAAGCGGGCACAGAAGATTATTGCAGCTGTGGACCCGGAGCGGCATGCCAAGCGAAAGAAGCGTATCGCAGATAAGCACCGGGAGCACAAGAGGAGGAAGATAATGGCCATGAAGATGGGCAGGTGGATGAGGTAG